In a genomic window of Phragmites australis chromosome 14, lpPhrAust1.1, whole genome shotgun sequence:
- the LOC133891474 gene encoding transcription factor NIGTH1-like: MGLDVGEIGMGADLSLDLRYFVSKAVRQTKDAPASDMDACIRRLEEERGKIEVFRRELPLCARLLADVIDVMKVEAEKKSDHKEEDEGATGDKSKWMSTAQLWTGDSGRDDAESEKQDKGRNSSEAESRGGGGAFMPFKAVGSGAPAFAPPCLRKDDKAADVGMPDLSLMSLLAIKSAPAAAGAVDESRCQVLGFAQAAARAAAMAPSGPALSHQSQSQQTEHQQQQQQQQARKARRCWSPELHRQFVAALNQLGGPQVATPKQIRELMKMDGLTNDEVKSHLQKYRLHNRRAPGSAVVSQPIVLVGGLWINQEQSSS; encoded by the exons ATGGGACTAGACGTCGGAGAGATTGGGATGGGCGCCGATTTGAGCCTGGATCTGAGGTACTTCGTCTCCAAGGCCGTGAGGCAGACCAAGGACGCGCCGGCGTCGGACATGGACGCCTGCATCCGGCGGCTCGAGGAGGAGCGGGGCAAGATTGAGGTGTTTAGGAGGGAGCTCCCGCTCTGTGCGCGCCTCCTCGCCGACG TGATCGATGTCATGAAGGTGGAGGCAGAGAAGAAGAGCGATCacaaggaggaagatgagggcGCCACCGGTGACAAGAGCAAGTGGATGAGCACGGCGCAGCTCTGGACAGGCGATTCCGGTCGTGATGATGCCGAATCAGAG AAGCAAGACAAGGGGAGGAACTCGTCGGAGGCAGAgtcccgcggcggcggcggcgcgttcATGCCATTCAAGGCTGTGGGCTCCGGTGCGCCGGCGTTCGCTCCGCCGTGCTTGAGAAAGGACGACAAGGCTGCGGACGTTGGGATGCCGGATCTGTCCTTGATGTCACTGCTGGCGATCAAGAGCGCTCCGGCTGCTGCCGGCGCTGTTGACGAAAGCCGTTGCCAGGTTCTGGGATTTGCACAagcagcggcgagggcggcCGCCATGGCACCATCTGGCCCTGCGCTTAGCCACCAATCTCAATCACAGCAGACAGaacatcagcagcagcagcagcagcagcaagcgaGGAAGGCAAGACGCTGCTGGTCGCCGGAGCTTCACCGCCAATTCGTCGCTGCCTTGAATCAACTTGGTGGCCCCCAAG TTGCCACTCCAAAGCAGATCAGGGAGCTGATGAAGATGGATGGCCTGACAAACGATGAAGTGAAAAGCCATCTCCAG AAGTACCGCCTGCACAACCGAAGGGCGCCTGGATCCGCCGTTGTAAGCCAGCCGATCGTGCTTGTGGGAGGGCTCTGGATCAATCAGGAGCAAAGCAGCTCCTAG
- the LOC133891049 gene encoding disease resistance protein PIK6-NP-like, with protein sequence MADLTHSAVDSLLGLLTGAIKNEFRLLGGVQGDIQFIKDEMDSMNGFLLHLTKMQTEHDDQLRAWMKQVRDIAYIADDCMELYMRDLRPTESGFWALIRHLPVLLRTVPARRRLAKKIRKLKDRVREVGERRLRYGVTVPEAKPKPKPVSKDITTDKSREKFLRALEVVEDDHRSTGVPSPSFSTAIHQLPYDLATDAGTVIEKIRVKCVPDHVESMKMLLRALYAYPHGTKEELESLEDKLNRRAADVPNEVMVFCYSKLSTHYKSCLQYLTAFLDEASISRTSLVRRWVAEGLVVRDKGKELQTMEEAGECCFNELVFRGFVRPATRVDTGPKIKSCNMESSVREFVIAITQSENFVAGGLPTHFDYQLDIRKIVQGQPQQQPLQRQRPWNIWDGLCAVPREPQQDDDDGKLHPMDKVVQKLKNLPEEYRLNVLDLGGCKGLKKCHLKSICKVLSIKYLSLRNTDVSRLPRAINNLWKLQTLDVRQTDLHPSDTAHIVLPNLKHLLAGSINRAGDEIESLSTVQMPRKIGRSTKTEVLRHVQILDGKVEPELQQVGHLKQLRKLGVVLSGSEDNIKHLLRTISKLSECLRSLSVWITAPPPMAGDGGGVTLDNKEGTDGISSSPPKYLESLNIKYFKGTSTSGSLPPWIEGLKLLSKITLRDTQLSANGLRILGKLESLCCLRLRRGSYTEDNISLKKGDFPKLQFLLIDQVCPTIRIAFEADAAPKLQRVVWTFDKNKKMEIMAGTISGIDNLRSLKELELNGDWIDREDYVNQALAAHPKYPLLRCSFPDSFFTGPTAHEVSITET encoded by the coding sequence ATGGCTGACCTGACGCACAGCGCcgtggattcgctgctgggcctcCTCACGGGGGCGATCAAGAACGAGTTTCGGCTGCTGGGCGGCGTCCAGGGCGACATCCAGTTCATCAAGGACGAGATGGACAGCATGAACGGCTTCCTCCTGCACCTGACAAAGATGCAGACGGAGCACGACGACCAGCTCCGCGCGTGGATGAAGCAGGTCCGCGACATCGCGTACATCGCGGATGACTGCATGGAGCTCTACATGCGCGACCTGAGGCCGACGGAGAGCGGCTTCTGGGCTCTCATCCGCCACCTCCCCGTGCTCCTGCGGACGGTGCCGGCGCGCCGCCGCCTAGCCAAAAAAATTCGCAAGCTCAAGGACCGGGTGCGGGAGGTCGGCGAGAGGCGCCTGCGCTACGGCGTCACCGTCCCAGAAGCGAAGCCCAAGCCCAAGCCGGTCAGCAAAGACATCACGACCGACAAGAGCAGGGAGAAATTCCTACGTGCCCTAGAAGTAGTAGAAGATGACCACCGGAGCACTGGGGTTCCTTCTCCATCCTTCAGCACAGCAATCCACCAGCTCCCTTATGATCTTGCAACTGATGCAGGCACTGTAATAGAAAAAATCCGGGTGAAATGCGTGCCCGATCACGTTGAGAGCATGAAGATGTTGCTTCGTGCTCTGTATGCTTATCCCCACGGGACCAAAGAAGAACTTGAGAGTCTGGAGGATAAGTTGAATCGCAGAGCAGCGGATGTGCCGAATGAGGTGATGGTTTTTTGCTACAGCAAGCTATCCACACATTACAAGAGCTGCCTGCAGTATCTGACTGCTTTCCTCGACGAAGCCAGCATCAGCAGGACAAGCTTGGTCAGGCGATGGGTCGCCGAAGGCCTAGTGGTCAGGGACAAAGGCAAAGAACTTCAAACTATGGAAGAGGCAGGTGAATGCTGCTTCAATGAGCTTGTCTTTCGAGGCTTTGTCCGTCCTGCAACTCGTGTTGATACCGGCCCAAAAATCAAGAGCTGCAACATGGAGAGTTCAGTCCGGGAGTTCGTCATCGCCATCACCCAGAGTGAGAACTTTGTGGCTGGCGGCCTGCCGACTCACTTTGATTATCAGCTTGACATCAGAAAGATTGTTCAAGGGCAACCACAACAGCAGCCGCTACAGAGACAGCGGCCATGGAACATCTGGGACGGCCTCTGCGCCGTTCCAAGAGAGCCACAGCAGGATGACGATGACGGCAAGCTGCATCCCATGGATAAGGTGGTGCAAAAGCTCAAAAACCTACCTGAAGAGTATCGGCTGAACGTGCTGGATCTAGGAGGCTGCAAAGGCCTGAAGAAGTGCCACCTCAAGAGCATCTGCAAGGTGCTCTCGATCAAGTATCTGAGCCTCCGGAACACCGACGTTTCCCGGCTGCCAAGGGCAATCAACAACCTCTGGAAGCTGCAGACGCTCGACGTCCGGCAAACCGACCTGCATCCCAGCGACACGGCGCACATCGTCCTCCCCAACCTGAAGCATCTCCTTGCCGGGTCCATCAATCGGGCCGGTGACGAGATCGAATCACTCTCCACCGTGCAGATGCCTCGCAAAATTGGGAGGAGCACGAAGACGGAGGTACTGCGCCATGTCCAGATCTTGGACGGCAAAGTCGAGCCCGAGCTACAGCAGGTTGGGCATCTGAAGCAGCTAAGGAAGCTGGGTGTGGTTCTCAGCGGCAGTGAAGATAACATCAAGCATTTGCTCAGAACAATCAGCAAGTTGAGCGAGTGCCTTCGCTCTCTGTCAGTCTGGATCACAGCGCCGCCACCCATGGCTGGCGACGGCGGGGGGGTTACTCTTGACAACAAGGAGGGTACTGATGGCATATCCTCATCACCTCCCAAGTACCTTGAGAGCCTAAACATCAAGTATTTTAAGGGGACCAGCACCAGCGGCAGCCTCCCACCATGGATCGAAGGCCTAAAACTGCTTTCCAAGATCACTCTACGTGACACCCAACTGTCGGCAAACGGTCTGCGAATTCTCGGCAAGCTTGAAAGCTTGTGTTGCCTCAGGCTCCGTCGCGGTTCATACACTGAAGACAATATCAGCCTGAAGAAGGGAGATTTCCCGAAGCTCCAGTTCCTTCTGATTGATCAGGTCTGCCCCACTATCAGAATCGCCTTTGAAGCCGATGCCGCCCCCAAGCTGCAGAGGGTTGTCTGGACCTTCgacaagaacaagaagatgGAGATCATGGCGGGTACAATTTCTGGGATCGACAACCTTCGAAGCTTGAAAGAGCTCGAGCTCAACGGCGACTGGATCGACCGAGAGGACTATGTGAACCAAGCCCTTGCAGCGCATCCAAAGTATCCCCTCCTCAGGTGCTCGTTTCCAGACTCATTCTTTACGGGCCCTACTGCGCACGAGGTTTCCATTACAGAAACGTAG